Proteins encoded in a region of the Gallalistipes aquisgranensis genome:
- the nspC gene encoding carboxynorspermidine decarboxylase, with translation MIDFTKIPSPCFVLDEGLLRRNLETIADVQRRSGAEIIVALKACAMWSVFPLMSRYAAGATASSVAEARLVSDEFGSPAHTYAPVYTDAEFGQIMQYSDHITFNSVAQFERFGPQAILRGISCGLRINPGYSPVETDLYNPCVPGSRLGIPVEALPVLPRGVEGLHFHTLCECGPEELARTLDAVEDRFGHFLPRIKWLNMGGGHLMTREDYDRDRLVEILLRFRERHPNLRLILEPGSAFTWRTGWLVSTVEDVVCNGGVHTAMLNVSFACHMPDCLEMPYKPAIVGAHAPAPGEKRWRMGGNSCLAGDFCGDWAFGKDPEPGDRIVFEDMIHYTMVKTTMFNGVTHPSIGIVGEDGAFRLVRRFGYEDYRDRMS, from the coding sequence ATGATTGATTTTACAAAGATTCCTTCTCCTTGCTTCGTGCTCGATGAGGGACTGCTCCGCCGGAATCTGGAGACCATTGCTGACGTGCAGCGCCGGTCCGGTGCGGAGATTATCGTGGCACTGAAAGCTTGCGCCATGTGGAGCGTGTTTCCTCTGATGAGCCGGTACGCAGCCGGTGCGACGGCCAGTTCCGTGGCGGAAGCCCGTCTCGTCAGTGACGAGTTCGGCTCCCCGGCCCATACCTATGCGCCCGTGTACACCGATGCGGAGTTCGGGCAGATCATGCAGTACAGCGATCATATCACTTTCAATTCCGTAGCCCAGTTCGAACGGTTCGGCCCGCAGGCCATCCTGCGGGGCATTTCCTGCGGCTTGCGGATCAATCCGGGTTATTCTCCGGTGGAAACAGATCTCTATAATCCTTGTGTTCCCGGTTCGAGACTGGGTATTCCGGTCGAGGCGCTCCCCGTGTTGCCGCGGGGAGTGGAAGGACTACATTTCCATACGCTGTGCGAATGCGGTCCGGAAGAGTTGGCCCGTACGCTCGATGCGGTCGAGGACCGTTTCGGACATTTCCTGCCCCGGATTAAATGGCTCAACATGGGTGGCGGGCACCTGATGACCCGGGAGGATTACGATCGGGATCGTCTCGTGGAGATTCTGCTCCGTTTCCGTGAGCGCCATCCGAATCTGCGGCTGATTCTCGAACCGGGCAGTGCCTTTACCTGGCGCACGGGGTGGTTGGTTTCTACAGTAGAAGACGTAGTCTGCAACGGAGGCGTACATACGGCCATGCTCAACGTTTCGTTCGCCTGTCACATGCCGGATTGTCTGGAAATGCCGTACAAACCGGCCATCGTCGGCGCACACGCCCCTGCTCCGGGCGAAAAACGTTGGCGAATGGGAGGGAATAGTTGTCTGGCGGGCGATTTCTGCGGGGACTGGGCATTTGGAAAAGACCCCGAACCCGGAGACCGGATCGTTTTCGAAGACATGATTCATTATACGATGGTGAAAACCACCATGTTCAATGGCGTGACGCATCCTTCGATCGGGATCGTGGGGGAGGACGGTGCCTTCCGTTTGGTACGTCGTTTCGGATACGAGGATTACCGAGACCGCATGTCATAA
- a CDS encoding saccharopine dehydrogenase family protein: protein MSKVLIIGAGGVGTVVAHKVARNDVFTDIMLASRTKSKCDAIAEAVGGGRIKTARVDADSVPELCGLMRSFKPDIVINVALPYQDLTIMDACLECGVNYLDTANYEPKDEAKFEYSWQWAYRDRFEKAGLTAILGCGFDPGVSAIFTAYAAKHYFDEIHYLDIVDCNAGNHGMAFATNFNPEINIREVTQKGRYWENGRWVTTEPHEIHRPLNYPEIGPRESYVIYHEELESLVKNYPSIKRARFWMTFGQEYLTHLRVIQNIGMARIDPIVYNGMEIVPIQFLKAVLPDPKELGQNYTGETSIGCRIRGIKDGKERTYYIYNNCSHEAAFRETGTQAVSYTTGVPAALGAAMFAKGLWEKPGVHNVEEFDPDPFLAELGPQGLPWVEKFDVDLEVD, encoded by the coding sequence ATGAGTAAGGTTCTTATTATCGGAGCGGGCGGCGTTGGAACGGTCGTCGCGCACAAGGTGGCACGCAATGACGTTTTTACGGACATTATGCTGGCCAGCCGTACCAAATCCAAATGCGACGCCATAGCCGAGGCTGTCGGCGGAGGGCGAATCAAAACGGCCCGGGTGGATGCCGACAGCGTGCCCGAGCTTTGTGGCCTGATGCGGTCGTTCAAACCGGACATCGTCATCAATGTGGCGCTTCCCTATCAGGACCTCACCATTATGGATGCCTGTCTGGAGTGCGGGGTCAACTATCTGGACACGGCCAATTATGAGCCCAAGGACGAAGCCAAATTTGAATACAGCTGGCAATGGGCCTATCGGGACCGTTTTGAAAAGGCCGGACTGACGGCGATTCTGGGCTGCGGGTTCGATCCCGGAGTGTCTGCTATTTTCACGGCGTACGCGGCCAAGCACTATTTCGATGAAATTCACTATCTCGACATCGTGGATTGCAATGCAGGCAATCATGGTATGGCTTTCGCCACCAACTTCAATCCGGAAATCAATATCCGTGAGGTCACCCAGAAAGGACGCTATTGGGAAAACGGCCGTTGGGTTACCACTGAGCCGCACGAAATCCATCGTCCGCTCAATTATCCGGAAATCGGTCCGCGCGAATCGTACGTCATTTATCACGAGGAACTCGAGTCACTGGTGAAAAACTATCCCTCCATCAAACGGGCTCGTTTCTGGATGACTTTCGGGCAGGAGTATCTGACCCACTTGCGCGTGATACAGAACATAGGAATGGCCCGTATTGACCCGATCGTATACAACGGCATGGAGATCGTGCCGATCCAGTTCCTGAAAGCCGTGCTTCCCGATCCGAAGGAGTTGGGGCAGAATTATACGGGTGAAACTTCGATCGGCTGCCGTATCCGCGGTATCAAGGACGGGAAGGAGCGCACCTACTATATTTATAATAATTGCAGCCATGAAGCCGCATTCCGTGAGACCGGGACGCAGGCTGTGAGTTATACGACCGGTGTGCCTGCGGCACTGGGAGCGGCCATGTTCGCCAAAGGGCTTTGGGAAAAGCCGGGTGTACATAACGTCGAAGAGTTCGATCCCGATCCGTTTCTGGCGGAACTCGGGCCGCAGGGATTGCCCTGGGTCGAGAAGTTCGATGTGGACCTGGAGGTGGATTAG
- a CDS encoding DUF3737 family protein, whose amino-acid sequence METIKNTSFGGERPLFATHDLRLENVTIHPGESALKECRNIEAVHCEFQGKYPFWHNDGFIVRDCIFREGARAALWYSHDLHMTDTLVEAPKMFREMDGIYLENVRIPDAEETLWHCRNAVLKNVEVERADYLFMHSENIRIENYRQQGNYSFQYCRNVEIRNAVIDSKDAFWNTENVTVYDSVLNGEYLGWHSRRLRLVNCKISGTQPLCYAHDLIMEHCTMADDCDLAFEYSGLHATIDGPVRSVKNPRTGSVVAESYGEVILDGNIKAPADCELKLRNGSSFSSASCAAK is encoded by the coding sequence ATGGAAACCATAAAGAATACTTCGTTCGGAGGCGAGCGGCCACTGTTCGCCACCCATGATCTCCGACTGGAAAACGTCACCATCCACCCGGGAGAGTCGGCGCTCAAGGAGTGCCGCAATATAGAGGCCGTACATTGCGAATTCCAGGGAAAATATCCGTTCTGGCACAATGACGGGTTCATCGTCCGCGACTGCATTTTCAGGGAGGGGGCCCGGGCGGCGCTCTGGTATTCGCACGATTTGCACATGACGGATACGCTGGTCGAAGCGCCAAAGATGTTCAGGGAAATGGACGGCATCTACCTCGAAAACGTACGGATACCCGACGCGGAAGAAACTCTGTGGCACTGCCGCAACGCCGTGCTGAAAAACGTAGAGGTGGAGCGGGCGGACTACCTGTTCATGCACAGCGAAAACATCCGCATCGAAAATTACCGGCAACAGGGCAACTATTCGTTCCAGTATTGCCGGAACGTGGAGATTCGCAATGCCGTTATCGACTCGAAAGACGCTTTCTGGAACACGGAAAACGTCACGGTGTACGACTCCGTGCTGAACGGCGAGTACCTGGGCTGGCACTCCCGCCGGCTGCGCCTCGTCAACTGCAAAATATCCGGAACGCAACCGCTCTGCTATGCTCACGACCTGATCATGGAGCATTGTACGATGGCCGACGATTGCGATCTGGCATTCGAATACTCCGGACTGCACGCCACCATAGACGGTCCCGTCCGCAGCGTCAAGAATCCCCGCACCGGAAGCGTTGTCGCCGAGAGTTACGGAGAGGTCATCCTCGACGGAAACATCAAGGCTCCGGCCGACTGCGAGCTGAAACTCAGGAACGGCAGTTCGTTCTCTTCTGCCTCCTGCGCGGCAAAATAG
- a CDS encoding MATE family efflux transporter, whose translation MTKKANKTDRLLALIRNGRRMTLRQQLQLTAYLSVPSIIAQFSSIAMQYVDASMVGHLGANASASIGLVSTTTWLFWGVCAAVATGFSVQVAHLIGAGDFVRARQVLRQSLTATLLFSFLLATAGMSISGALPRWLGGDPVIRHDASLYFLIFSLFLPALQMNFLAGGMLRCSGNMRIPSLLNVQMCLLDVVFNFFLIFPTRRVEILDFSFTVPGAGLGVEGAALGTVLAELITAGLMLRYLWYRSPALKLAGESGRFRPETKTLRKATRIGLPMGLEHIAICSAQIMTTVIVAPLGVFAIAANSFAIIAESLCYMPGYGIADAATTLVGQSLGAGRKRLVRRFANITVLSGMTIMGTMGAVMYAAAPQIIGAMTPVGEIRSLGVMALRIEAFAEPMFAAAIVAYGVFVGVGNTIVPSLMNLISIWGVRLMLAALLAPTMGLKGVWLAMCVELCFRGTIFLVRLWRGKWIDHSKNTISHEI comes from the coding sequence ATGACAAAGAAAGCGAATAAAACCGACCGGCTACTGGCGTTGATCCGTAACGGAAGAAGAATGACGCTGAGGCAGCAGCTGCAACTGACTGCCTACCTCAGCGTACCCTCTATTATCGCCCAGTTTTCGTCCATCGCCATGCAATACGTCGATGCTTCGATGGTGGGACACCTCGGGGCGAACGCTTCGGCCTCCATCGGGCTGGTATCCACCACGACATGGCTGTTCTGGGGTGTGTGTGCGGCAGTAGCCACGGGCTTCTCCGTACAGGTGGCGCACCTAATCGGAGCCGGCGATTTCGTCCGGGCACGGCAGGTACTCCGGCAGTCCCTTACGGCGACCCTGCTGTTCAGTTTCCTGCTGGCGACAGCCGGCATGTCTATCAGCGGAGCCCTGCCCCGCTGGCTGGGCGGAGATCCCGTCATTCGGCACGACGCATCGCTCTATTTTCTGATATTCTCGCTGTTTCTGCCGGCCCTTCAGATGAATTTCCTGGCGGGCGGCATGCTGCGATGCAGCGGCAATATGCGGATACCGAGCCTGCTGAACGTACAGATGTGCCTTCTCGATGTGGTATTCAATTTTTTCCTGATATTCCCCACCCGCCGGGTGGAGATACTGGATTTCAGTTTCACGGTTCCCGGCGCGGGACTGGGCGTTGAGGGAGCGGCCCTGGGCACGGTACTCGCCGAACTGATCACTGCCGGACTGATGCTGCGTTACTTGTGGTACCGCTCCCCCGCTCTGAAACTGGCGGGAGAGAGCGGCAGGTTCCGCCCCGAAACGAAAACCCTGCGAAAAGCGACCCGCATAGGACTTCCCATGGGACTGGAGCATATCGCCATTTGCAGTGCCCAGATCATGACCACGGTCATCGTGGCTCCGCTCGGCGTCTTCGCCATTGCGGCGAACTCGTTCGCCATCATAGCCGAAAGCCTGTGCTACATGCCGGGCTACGGCATCGCCGACGCCGCCACGACGCTGGTCGGCCAAAGCCTCGGCGCCGGCAGGAAAAGATTGGTCCGGCGTTTCGCCAACATCACGGTCCTGTCGGGCATGACGATCATGGGGACGATGGGAGCCGTCATGTATGCGGCGGCCCCTCAGATCATCGGAGCGATGACTCCCGTCGGCGAAATCCGTTCGCTCGGGGTCATGGCCCTGCGCATCGAGGCGTTCGCCGAACCGATGTTCGCCGCGGCTATCGTCGCGTACGGGGTGTTCGTCGGGGTCGGCAACACAATCGTACCCAGCCTGATGAATCTCATCAGCATCTGGGGCGTCCGGCTGATGCTGGCTGCGCTGCTCGCTCCGACCATGGGACTGAAAGGCGTGTGGCTCGCCATGTGCGTCGAACTCTGCTTCCGGGGAACGATATTTCTCGTCAGGTTATGGCGGGGAAAATGGATAGATCATTCTAAAAATACGATCAGTCATGAAATATGA
- a CDS encoding MalY/PatB family protein, which produces MKYDFDEVIPRRGTNSYKWDTPAEEDTLPMWVADMDFKTAPAVIEALQRRVGHGIFGYTKVPETYYDAVVKWFGRRHRWTIRPEWIVYTTGVVPALSAVIKALTEPGDKVIVQTPVYNCFYSSIRNNGCEMSANPLLYRDGRYTIDFGDLEAKAADPKAKLLLLCNPHNPTGRVWTPDELRHIGDICLRHGVFVVADEIHCELTYDDHDYTPFASLSERYLLHSATCISPSKAFNLAGLQIANIIAADGNVRRRIDRAININEVCDVNPFGVEATMAAYNESEGWLDALRCYLWGNYEYLRQLFEERLSRYPVLPLEGTYLVWIDCRATSLGSDRTTLRLQEEQKLMVNSGTLYGPGGEGFIRLNIACPRAVLADGLERMARVFER; this is translated from the coding sequence ATGAAATATGATTTCGACGAAGTGATTCCCCGAAGGGGAACGAACTCCTACAAATGGGACACGCCCGCCGAAGAGGACACGCTGCCGATGTGGGTGGCAGACATGGACTTCAAAACGGCTCCGGCTGTTATCGAAGCATTGCAGCGACGTGTGGGCCACGGCATTTTCGGGTACACGAAAGTACCTGAAACCTACTACGATGCAGTCGTGAAATGGTTCGGACGGCGGCATCGCTGGACGATCCGGCCGGAATGGATCGTCTATACGACAGGTGTCGTCCCAGCCCTCTCCGCCGTCATCAAGGCGCTGACCGAACCGGGCGACAAGGTGATCGTGCAGACCCCCGTTTACAACTGCTTCTACTCGTCGATACGCAACAACGGATGCGAAATGTCGGCCAATCCCCTGCTCTACCGCGACGGACGTTATACGATCGACTTCGGCGATCTCGAAGCCAAAGCCGCCGATCCGAAAGCCAAACTGTTGCTGCTCTGCAATCCGCACAATCCGACGGGAAGGGTGTGGACTCCGGACGAACTGCGGCATATAGGCGACATCTGCCTGCGGCACGGGGTTTTCGTGGTAGCGGACGAAATCCACTGCGAACTTACCTACGACGATCACGACTACACCCCGTTCGCATCGCTGTCCGAACGCTATCTTCTGCATTCCGCGACCTGCATATCCCCGAGCAAGGCATTTAACCTCGCCGGGCTGCAGATCGCAAATATCATAGCTGCCGACGGGAATGTCCGCCGCCGCATCGACCGGGCGATCAATATCAACGAAGTATGCGACGTCAATCCGTTCGGCGTGGAGGCTACCATGGCCGCCTATAACGAGAGCGAAGGATGGCTCGACGCGCTGCGGTGCTATCTGTGGGGGAACTACGAATATCTCCGACAGCTGTTCGAAGAGCGCCTGTCCCGTTACCCCGTACTGCCGCTCGAGGGTACTTATCTGGTCTGGATCGACTGCCGAGCAACCAGTCTCGGTTCGGACAGGACCACCCTCCGGCTGCAGGAAGAGCAAAAACTGATGGTCAACTCCGGAACGCTCTACGGCCCCGGCGGAGAGGGATTCATCCGACTGAACATCGCCTGCCCCCGGGCTGTTCTGGCCGACGGGCTGGAACGGATGGCCCGTGTTTTCGAACGGTGA
- a CDS encoding sugar transporter has protein sequence MDRHLVRSRILLKKWLPVIGLTLAAFVFNTSEFVPIGLLSDIARDFHTTEAAAGLLITVYAWVVAMASLPLMLLVSRVECRRLLLTVVGLFIVSHLVSALSTSYPMLMASRIGVACAHAVFWSIASPLAVRAAPKVHRSAALGLIVTGTSVAMIVGLPLGRVIGLHAGWRMTFFYIAVAAAVVLALLAWIFPKMKSDSAISLRKVPALIEKPALLGIYLLTLVLITAHYTGYSYIEPFLGQVAHMGDGWVTWVLTLFGVVGIAGSILFSRYYGKYRETFVRFAVIGISVALLLLRPASFAHGTVILVCIGWGLAITIFNLVFQSEIIRFAPKSTAVAMSVYSGIYNLGIGSGALVGGIVCSDLSIAWIGYVGGTTAVAAAIYCLRKLLPILRTAS, from the coding sequence ATGGATCGCCATCTGGTTCGGAGTAGGATTCTCCTGAAAAAATGGCTGCCGGTCATCGGGTTGACGCTGGCAGCGTTCGTGTTCAACACGTCGGAATTCGTCCCGATCGGTCTGCTCAGCGACATCGCGCGGGATTTTCACACGACGGAAGCCGCGGCGGGATTGCTGATTACCGTCTATGCCTGGGTCGTGGCGATGGCTTCGCTGCCGTTGATGCTGCTCGTGTCCCGGGTGGAATGCCGCAGACTGCTGTTGACGGTGGTCGGGCTGTTTATTGTCAGTCATCTGGTTTCGGCCCTTTCGACCTCCTATCCGATGTTGATGGCTTCCCGGATCGGTGTGGCCTGTGCCCATGCTGTATTCTGGTCCATCGCTTCGCCGCTTGCCGTGCGGGCCGCACCGAAGGTACACCGTTCGGCGGCTTTGGGGCTCATCGTTACGGGAACTTCCGTCGCCATGATCGTGGGGCTGCCGTTGGGGCGGGTTATCGGCCTGCACGCGGGCTGGCGTATGACTTTCTTTTACATTGCGGTCGCCGCTGCGGTCGTGCTGGCATTGCTGGCATGGATTTTTCCGAAAATGAAGAGCGACAGCGCCATTTCGCTGCGCAAGGTGCCTGCCCTGATCGAGAAGCCGGCGCTGCTGGGCATCTATCTCCTGACGTTGGTGCTCATCACGGCCCATTACACCGGGTACAGTTATATCGAACCGTTTCTGGGGCAGGTGGCCCACATGGGTGACGGATGGGTAACATGGGTGCTGACCCTGTTCGGTGTGGTCGGAATTGCCGGCAGCATCCTGTTCTCCCGTTATTACGGGAAATACAGGGAGACTTTCGTCCGGTTCGCCGTTATCGGCATCTCCGTCGCCCTGTTGCTGTTACGGCCTGCTTCGTTCGCTCACGGTACGGTCATACTGGTGTGTATAGGGTGGGGGCTGGCCATTACGATTTTCAATCTCGTTTTCCAGTCTGAGATTATACGATTCGCCCCGAAATCCACGGCCGTCGCCATGTCGGTCTATTCGGGCATCTACAATTTGGGAATCGGCAGCGGGGCGCTGGTGGGCGGTATCGTCTGTTCCGATCTTTCGATCGCCTGGATCGGTTATGTGGGCGGGACGACAGCAGTCGCTGCGGCCATATATTGTCTCAGGAAACTGTTGCCGATTCTTCGGACAGCATCGTGA
- a CDS encoding DUF4251 domain-containing protein, with translation MKRLFLIVLMAAAVSTTQAQITAERLEQARKEAAQAGKDKKEKEKQLQMVMDSVLYHNAAVSLYDSTFVIKADQIMFRRGAMAYVDQNTNFISMNKDKATVQIAFNTIFAGPNGIGGVTVEGAPSNVSVSEDKRGNLTLTMSVVGVGISAQVSVTLWPGSNKAMATVVPNFNSRTITVYGNLYPISQTNVFKGTAL, from the coding sequence ATGAAAAGATTGTTTTTGATAGTCCTGATGGCCGCTGCAGTGTCGACGACCCAGGCGCAGATCACGGCTGAGAGGCTGGAGCAGGCCCGTAAGGAGGCTGCACAGGCGGGAAAGGATAAGAAAGAGAAGGAAAAGCAACTGCAGATGGTGATGGACTCCGTGCTGTACCACAATGCGGCGGTCTCTCTGTACGACAGTACCTTCGTCATAAAGGCGGATCAGATCATGTTCCGCCGGGGAGCGATGGCGTATGTCGATCAGAACACCAATTTCATCTCCATGAACAAAGACAAGGCGACGGTACAGATAGCCTTCAATACGATTTTTGCCGGTCCCAACGGTATCGGGGGAGTCACGGTCGAGGGCGCTCCGTCGAATGTCTCCGTCAGCGAGGACAAGCGGGGCAACCTGACGCTCACCATGAGTGTGGTGGGGGTAGGTATTTCGGCCCAGGTGTCCGTTACCCTATGGCCCGGGAGCAATAAGGCGATGGCGACGGTCGTCCCCAATTTCAATTCGCGGACCATTACGGTTTACGGGAACCTCTATCCGATCTCGCAAACCAATGTCTTCAAGGGAACGGCTCTGTAA
- a CDS encoding pyridoxamine 5'-phosphate oxidase family protein — protein MMETIRQKAERMLDRTETLVLATVDEKGFPRPVPMVKLYSDGFGEIWFSTDTEAEKVSHLRMNPRAGICLYERGNMVALTGTAEVIDDPETKRQMWQEWMIAHFRGGESDPTYCLIRFRATGATYWIDRRAGRETL, from the coding sequence ATGATGGAGACGATACGGCAAAAGGCAGAACGGATGCTCGACCGCACCGAGACACTGGTCCTCGCCACGGTGGACGAAAAAGGGTTCCCGCGCCCCGTCCCGATGGTCAAACTCTATTCGGACGGATTCGGGGAGATATGGTTCTCGACCGATACGGAAGCGGAAAAAGTGAGCCACCTGCGGATGAATCCCCGTGCAGGTATCTGCCTGTACGAACGGGGCAACATGGTGGCGCTGACAGGAACGGCCGAAGTGATCGACGATCCCGAAACGAAAAGACAGATGTGGCAGGAGTGGATGATCGCCCATTTCCGGGGCGGAGAAAGCGACCCTACATATTGCCTGATCCGTTTCCGCGCCACCGGAGCTACCTACTGGATCGACCGCAGGGCGGGAAGGGAGACCCTGTGA
- a CDS encoding bifunctional methionine sulfoxide reductase B/A protein, producing the protein MKKELTEEEKRIILHKGTEAPFSGEYCNFKGKGIYRCKACGTPLYRSGDKFDSGCGWPSFDDEIPGAVRRTPDADGRRTEITCARCGGHLGHVFLGEGLTPKNTRHCVNSLSLEFVPEGKERRTERMETAIFAGGCFWGVEYMMEKTPGVLSVESGYIGGKTDHPSYEEVCSHTTGHAEAIQVIFDPTKVSYETLARLFFEIHDPTQLNRQGPDVGDQYRSEIFYTTPAQKEMAERLIRTLKEKGYDVVTRVTPAATFWKAENYHQDYYRRKGTRPYCHGYTKRF; encoded by the coding sequence ATGAAAAAAGAGCTTACCGAAGAGGAAAAACGAATCATTCTGCACAAAGGCACCGAAGCCCCCTTCTCGGGTGAATACTGCAATTTCAAAGGCAAAGGCATTTACCGGTGCAAAGCCTGCGGAACACCACTCTACCGATCCGGAGACAAGTTCGATTCGGGATGCGGATGGCCCAGTTTCGACGACGAGATACCGGGAGCCGTACGGCGAACGCCCGACGCCGACGGGAGACGTACGGAAATCACCTGCGCCCGGTGCGGCGGCCATTTGGGCCATGTCTTTCTGGGTGAAGGACTGACTCCGAAAAACACGCGCCACTGCGTGAACTCGCTTTCGCTCGAATTCGTCCCGGAAGGAAAGGAGCGGAGAACGGAGAGAATGGAAACCGCCATCTTCGCCGGGGGATGTTTCTGGGGCGTGGAATACATGATGGAGAAAACGCCCGGGGTGCTTTCCGTGGAATCGGGATATATCGGAGGTAAGACGGATCATCCCTCTTACGAAGAGGTCTGTTCGCACACGACGGGACATGCCGAAGCCATACAGGTAATTTTCGATCCGACAAAAGTCTCTTACGAGACGTTGGCCCGGCTTTTCTTCGAAATACACGACCCCACGCAGTTGAACCGTCAGGGTCCCGATGTGGGCGATCAGTACCGCTCCGAAATATTCTACACCACGCCCGCACAAAAAGAGATGGCCGAACGGCTCATTCGGACACTGAAGGAGAAGGGTTACGACGTAGTGACCCGCGTCACACCCGCCGCCACGTTCTGGAAAGCCGAAAACTATCACCAGGACTACTACCGGCGCAAGGGCACCCGACCTTATTGTCACGGTTATACGAAACGGTTCTGA
- a CDS encoding NADPH-dependent FMN reductase has product MKPMKHIAILSSSVREGRLSHRAALYIHRYIEDHYPATAEILDLKSYGFPLFDERLAYQKNPSEKLLDFTRRLMGADGIVIVTPVYNASFPAALKNVIDLYYAEWKRKPVGIVSVTSGSVPGIATVQQLQTLLLKLGALVPPVLATAIQAAETFTEDGEGGPAAERTVRPLLGELLWLMERTESPSV; this is encoded by the coding sequence ATGAAACCTATGAAACACATCGCCATCCTCTCATCCAGCGTGCGGGAAGGGCGGCTCAGCCACCGCGCCGCACTTTATATCCACCGTTATATCGAAGATCACTATCCGGCAACGGCTGAAATTCTCGATCTGAAAAGTTACGGATTTCCACTGTTCGACGAACGACTGGCCTATCAGAAAAACCCTTCCGAAAAGCTGCTGGATTTCACCCGGAGATTGATGGGAGCCGACGGAATCGTCATCGTTACCCCCGTCTACAACGCCAGTTTCCCGGCGGCACTGAAAAACGTGATCGACCTCTATTATGCGGAATGGAAACGGAAACCCGTCGGAATCGTCTCCGTCACCTCGGGCAGCGTACCGGGTATCGCCACCGTCCAGCAACTGCAAACCCTGCTGCTGAAACTGGGCGCACTCGTACCTCCCGTCCTTGCCACGGCCATCCAGGCCGCCGAAACCTTTACGGAGGACGGAGAGGGAGGACCGGCGGCGGAACGGACGGTACGCCCGCTGCTCGGAGAGTTGCTGTGGCTCATGGAACGGACGGAATCCCCGTCCGTTTAG
- a CDS encoding YaaA family protein — MLILLSPAKTMNMEPQERRLPSSRPRYEKEAEYLASEMRKFSAPQLGKLLKINDSLAQVNFERYQRFGSASNPEKQALFAYDGSVFRHIDPAGMTDDDLLYAQERLRIVSTLYGLVRPLDLIQAYRIAFTLRLGDRNGDLYDYWYPKLTEPLIETARKAGDIVINLASQDVMAALDTDRIRQQVGMIDAEFQEHRNGRYETVRTYAKMARGEMTRFILRNRIESPEGMKAFGWNGFAFDERLSSHEKIIFTREKK; from the coding sequence ATGCTGATTCTTCTGTCACCGGCCAAAACCATGAATATGGAGCCGCAGGAGAGGCGACTCCCTTCATCGCGGCCCCGATACGAAAAGGAGGCGGAATACCTCGCTTCTGAGATGCGGAAATTCTCCGCTCCGCAATTGGGAAAACTGCTGAAAATAAACGACAGTCTGGCTCAGGTCAATTTCGAACGTTACCAGCGTTTCGGTTCGGCCTCCAATCCGGAAAAACAGGCCCTTTTCGCTTATGACGGCAGCGTATTCCGGCACATCGACCCGGCAGGAATGACGGACGACGACCTTCTGTATGCCCAGGAACGCCTGCGCATCGTCTCCACCCTGTACGGCCTGGTCCGTCCGCTGGACCTTATCCAGGCCTACCGGATCGCCTTTACGCTCCGCCTCGGCGACAGAAATGGCGATCTGTACGATTACTGGTATCCGAAACTGACCGAGCCGCTGATCGAAACGGCCCGCAAAGCCGGCGATATCGTGATCAACCTGGCAAGTCAGGACGTTATGGCCGCCTTGGACACCGACCGGATCAGGCAACAGGTCGGCATGATCGACGCCGAGTTTCAGGAACACCGAAACGGCCGTTACGAAACGGTGCGAACCTATGCGAAAATGGCCCGGGGAGAGATGACCCGGTTCATCCTCCGTAACCGAATCGAATCGCCGGAGGGGATGAAAGCGTTCGGCTGGAACGGTTTTGCCTTCGACGAGCGGCTCTCCTCCCATGAAAAGATAATTTTTACCCGCGAAAAAAAGTGA